A genomic segment from Anopheles maculipalpis chromosome X, idAnoMacuDA_375_x, whole genome shotgun sequence encodes:
- the LOC126564524 gene encoding uncharacterized protein LOC126564524, whose protein sequence is MSNFISEPLARKLLGTPRNKVNVSVSSIANKVQQVKGSIVATVASRNHTHACQLELLVVDPPFFQIPTAPIDASAWKIPDLPLADPLFHVPGKIDVIIGGDSYWELYSGKKRFLGKGKPWLVETPFGWVVAGNASSGISHDSRLCHLASSSTSSLDSIMERFWKIETISGDPALSAEEDAYEKHFVANTTRDTSGRYVVRLPQTSNPSIVLGASKAIADRRLLAVERRLMCNPTMKEKYTKFMKEYEQLGHMKRLTDPVDDSGEHYYLPHHAVVKETSTTTKHYQQMSKKCTAKFAMMTTTKDTFVFGTDTIPQSLFKPSNYKR, encoded by the exons ATGTCGAATTTCATCTCCGAGCCGCTAGCTCGGAAGCTGCTTGGGACACCTCGAAACAAGGTGAACGTGTCGGTCTCGAGCATCGCGAACAAAGTGCAACAGGTGAAGGGTTCAATCGTTGCAACCGTGGCATCTAGGAACCACACGCATGCTTGTCAACTCGAGTTGCTCGTTGTTGACCCTCCATTCTTCCAAATTCCAACGGCACCTATCGATGCGTCGGCGTGGAAAATCCCTGACTTGCCACTCGCGGATCCTTTGTTCCATGTGCCTGGCAAGATCGATGTCATAATTGGTGGAGACTCGTATTGGGAGCTCTATTCTGGTAAGAAACGTTTCCTCGGGAAAGGGAAACCTTGGCTTGTAGAGACGCCATTTGGTTGGGTCGTTGCTGGCAATGCATCATCAGGCATTTCGCATGATTCGCGTTTGTGCCACCTGGCTAGCAGCAGTACATCTTCGCTGGATTCGATTATGGAACGATTCTGGAAAATCGAGACGATTAGCGGTGATCCAGCATTGTCAGCGGAAGAAGATGCTTACGAGAAGCATTTCGTGGCCAATACAACAAGAGATACATCGGGCAGGTATGTTGTACGTTTACCGCAGACTTCTAATCCAAGTATCGTTTTAGGAGCGTCCAAGGCGATTGCGGATCGTCGGCTCCTAGCAGTAGAACGTCGATTGATGTGCAACCCTACAATGAAGGAAAAGTATACCAAATTCATGAAGGAGTACGAACAGCTCGGCCACATGAAACGTCTTACCGATCCAGTCGATGATTCCGGCGAGCACTACTATCTTCCTCATCACGCGGTGGTAAAGGAAACGAGCACAACCACAAAG CACTATCAGCAGATGTCGAAAAAATGTACCGCCAAATTCGCcatgatgacgacgaccaaAGATACCTTCGTATTCGGTACAGATACAATCCCACAGAGCCTATTCAAACCTTCTAATTACAAACGGTAA
- the LOC126560699 gene encoding transmembrane emp24 domain-containing protein bai has protein sequence MLLLGILTLLVGASFPRTNAIMFRLAPNAQKCLRDEMQGNQIVAGEYEITNAPGQKIDYVVRDTKGHILAQKEDISKGKFSFTSEVYDTFEICFISQVLPNYRGIEQEVALDVKKGIETKSYEGIGEAAKLKPLEVDLKRLEDLSDAIVQDFALMRKREEEMRDTNESTNSRVLFFSIFSMSCLLGLATWQVLYLRRYFIAKKLI, from the exons ATGTTGTTGTTAGGGATTCTTACCTTACTGGTAGGGGCATCATTTCCACGCACAAACGCTATTATGTTCCGGTTAGCACCAAATGCTCAAAAATGTTTGAGAGATGAAATGCAAGGGAATCAGATTGTAGCTGGTGAATATGAAATAACAAACGCCCCAGGACAAAAAATTGACTACGTG GTTCGAGACACAAAAGGACACATCTTGGCACAAAAAGAAGACATCTCtaaaggaaaattttcatttacttcGGAAGTTTACGACACATTTGagatatgttttatttcacaagTACTACCAA ACTACCGAGGAATAGAGCAAGAGGTTGCTCTTGATGTCAAAAAaggaatcgaaacaaaaagctATGAAGGG ATTGGCGAGGCAGCAAAATTAAAACCTTTGGAGGTAGACTTGAAACGACTTGAAGATCTATCGGATGCTATTGTGCAGGATTTTGCGTTGATGCGAAAAAGGGAGGAAGAAATGCGCGACACAAATG AATCAACAAATAGTCGGGTGCTTTTCTTCAGCATTTTTAGTATGAGTTGTTTATTAGGTCTCGCTACTTGGCAAGTCTTATATTTGAGACGGTACTTCATTgcaaaaaaactaatttaa